In Plectropomus leopardus isolate mb unplaced genomic scaffold, YSFRI_Pleo_2.0 unplaced_scaffold11960, whole genome shotgun sequence, a single genomic region encodes these proteins:
- the LOC121963637 gene encoding uncharacterized protein LOC121963637, whose amino-acid sequence MPHQTARPSHVISTVTHEQDPEILELLRSAVFLQNRGLRFGAADSHPDCFTLGCKPPLCMLGGHDISVVDATTTSSEFVQRKRSASAGLDAVRFKEPKMEMNSETAARDDCVQIHQHDNMKELFEMMMQSVTSLAASLASSHSSSQPSEQLMPPAAQLDLHHLQTARGVLQSSRPKTEEQEVELLDQSDGEEECAPAASPRPSRAKRRSGDGLLEEFLRRMEAREAQRDREQRDDVTLFLLSLAPALRRLPAEKQSWIRTKIQQFVHEAEFGAASFQ is encoded by the exons ATGCCGCACCAAACCGCCCGTCCGTCTCACGTCATTTCTACCgtcactcatgaacaagaccccgagatacttgaactccttcggTCCGCCGTTTTCCTGCAGAACCgcggcctcagatttggagctgctgactctcatcccgaCTGCTTCACGCTCGGCTGCAAACCGCCCCTGTGCATGCTGGGAGGTCACG aCATCTCTGTAGTTGACGCCACGACGACGTCCTCAGAGTTCGTGCAGAGGAAGCGTTCGGCTTCAGCCGGCCTGGATGCCGTCAGATTCAAAGAACCAAAGATGGAGATGAACTCAGAAACTGCCGCCAGAGACGACTGCGTCCAAATCCACCAGCACGACAACATGAAGGAACTGTTTGAGATGATGATGCAGTCGGTCACGTCTCTCGCCGCGTCTTTAGCCTCCTCGCACTCGTCCTCGCAGCCCTCGGAGCAGCTGATGCCTCCCGCGGCGCAGCTGGACCTGCATCACCTCCAGACCGCCCGCGGCGTGCTGCAGTCCTCCAGGCCGAAGACGGAGGAGCAGGAGGTCGAGCTGCTGGACCAGAGCGACGGAGAGGAGGAGTGTGCGCCCGCTGCGTCTCCCAGGCCGAGCCGGGCCAAGAGGAGGAGCGGCGACGGTCTGCTGGAGGAGTTCCTGCGGAGGATGGAGGCCAGGGAGGCGCAGAGGGACCGGGAGCAGAGAGACGACGTCACGCTGTTCCTGCTGAGCCTGGCTCCGGCCCTGAGGAGACTCCCCGCGGAGAAACAGTCCTGGATCCGGACCAAGATCCAGCAGTTTGTGCATGAGGCCGAGTTCGGTGCAGCGAGTTTTCAGTGA